The Arachis duranensis cultivar V14167 chromosome 9, aradu.V14167.gnm2.J7QH, whole genome shotgun sequence genomic sequence ATCGTCCCTTACCTGAGGGAAGTCGGGTTTGGTGATACGGTGCAGCTCTGCGACTTTGTCTTTGACAACTCCCTGATCACTGTATTTTTGGAGCGGTGGTGTCCGGAGACCCATACTTTCCACCTACCATGGGGTGAGTGCACCATCACCCTGCAGGATGTTACGTACCACCTTGGGTTACGCACAGACAGAGAGCCAGTGGATGGGTGCCTGCGTGACTTGCAGACTTGACACAGTGGCCGACATGGGAGTACGTGGAGGAGCTCCTAAGAGTCAGACCGCCCCTTCCAGCGCAGCATGGTGCGCAAAGGAAGGAGTCGTTCAGCATAAAAAAGACCTAGTTTAGAGACCGGATCTGGTAGATGCCAGCCATCACCGATCCGGCCACCCTTCGATAGTACACCAAGTGCTATATCATGCTGCTGATTGGTAGATACTTGATGACCGACAAGTCCAACAATCAGGTGCACATCAGGTGGTTGCCATTGTTGGCGAACTTTAGGAGGTGCAGCGGTCTTTCGTGGGGATCCGCTGTGCTTGCATAGACGTACCATTCCTTGTGCCATGCAGCACATCGTGATACGACGGACATCGCCGGCTGTGAACCGCTTCTTACGGACGAACAACTGCTGCAACCTCTCGTAGGTGCATCTCACTATAGCTGAAATGGGTAGATACATTGTTCCCTTCAGCACTGCATTGATGCACTTGGAAAGGCTCGTTGTCATGTGACCACACCGACTTCCACCATCACAATGTTGCAGCCATATTTCTTTCTTAAATCTCCTGACCCAGTCAGCCATCTCACGCGATAAGGTCCTCAGAGCATACATGTACCACTTGTAGCCAGTACTGCTAGGACTATAGGCATCATTAATGAGATATCGCTTGCCCTCAGCTGACTTGAACTGGGACATAAAGTTTGCAACTATATGCCTAACACAATATGCATGAAACGCCCTAGGAGGCTTCCATATGCTATCATCCGCTCTAAGCGCAGCCTTGATTGCTTGGAATCTATCAGATATAATAAGAAGTCCTTCCTGCGATATGACATGGCGCCTCAGATTGGATAGAAATAACGACCATGACTCCATACTCCCAGACTCAACAATGGCGAAAGCCACAGGTAGGATATTGCTATTACCGTCTTGGACAACTGCAATTAGCAACATCGCTCCATACTTGCTGTACAAATGTGTGCCATCTACTGAGACAAAGAGATTGCAATGCTTGAACGCTTCAATGCATGGAGGGTACGACCAGAAAACCTTGTCAAACTAACTGCAGTCCGGAACCATCACGTGTCCATCATAGTATGGCACAGCACTCAAGTCACATAACGTGCCTAGACAACAACTCTGCAATGCTTGGAGCAACCATGGCACCCTATTGTATGACTCATCCCAATCACCATATATCTGTGTAATTGTCTTTGTTTTGCCATCCATACCTTCCTGTACGGTGGCTTGAAGTGATAGCTTTGTCTCAGTGTACTTTGTAGAACAAGGATGAAAACTGATGGACTTGACTGTATGAGCGGCAAGATGAGTCTGCATATGAGATGACTGTCCAACTGCTGATAATCCTACGACATGGTGGGGGCTAGACACGTATGCAGTCTGCCAAATTTATGCACCTCCCTAAAGTTTTTAAGTATCATCAAATTAAAATCTAACCAAAATGACAACAGCGATTTTAAAGACGAGCTAAAATCTTGAAACACTCACCAATATCCGAGATTCTGTCGGAAGGTGACCCGGAAGGTCCAAGGACAACCGTACGTGAAATGCCTGCATCGTACGTGGTACTTCATCCGGTCCGATTCAACTACCCGATACTTTGTGCTTCGCCGAATGCTGTAATTCTTCACACCTTGCAGCACTGCCTCTCTACTCCTGAATCTATGACCAACTCCAAACTCCATACTACCATCCGTGTTGTAATCCTCGGCCCCCGTGTTCGAGTACGGAGTTTTCTCATACATCGCATCCAAGTCCAATGTGTGGTAGTAGCTGGGCACAGATGATAACTCCGGGATTGGTTTGGGAGTTGGCAACAAGTATCGACGTGATCTCCCAACGGGAGTCTCTGGTATGaactcatcttcatcatcacccACAGATGAACCACTTCCGTCACTATCGACAACGTAGTCATCGTCCGATCCTCACCCTCAACTTTCATGTCCTGCACCGGACTCGCATAGTGCAACGGACGTGGTGCGAGAGGAGGGTCATCCAGTACGAAGTCTGAGGTACCACTACCGCCCCCACCAATGTCACGAACCTTCGCTGAAAGCTCCATCACTTGTTCAACCATAATTCTCCCGTGCACATCAAACATAAGGCGCACATGCTCGTCGCCATCGAGGCAAAACAGACGAAATCGAAACACCTCATTCCCCATCGATGCTAGCATCCTATACCCAACTCGACCAACCTATTTTGGCTCCGTACCACCAACATGCGACAATATCATACTCTTTAGTTCTAACAACAAATCCACTCTTCTATTTCGAAAAAGCGTTAGACTCTCGCACTCAAATATCACTCTGCTGTCACTATTTCTCATCTAACAGTTGGGATAAACCattgtaacaaaaaaaaccaCTACTATTAGACATTTTTTCCAAAGCTCTAGGAAGGAAAACGGAAGAGAAGGAAGATTTGATAATTTTGTGAAGAATACCAATAGTTTGCTGGTCCTTTTATGGAAGCTAGATGTTTGTCTGTCCTATTATATTTCGTTTATTATGTCAACGACCTAAACTCAGTCTTATCTGATTTACACTGgccatatctcgtttacactgtaaacgagataaggcaTGTTTGACATCATGTTTATAAACATGATATGCAGAGACATGTGCGTACCATATCTTGTAAATGAGATACAATCatacttatctcgtttacactgtaaatgaaataaaattaaatatgaaaaCCCGTTAATACTATCAAAACTACATATATcagtaattataatatttattttatttatttaaaaaaatctaacgAGTTTATAATGCTTAATTACTTCTCATAATTTCATATTTGCTTTTAATACAAATATATGTGtctaaactaaataaatttcttttaaaaaaaagtcttAAAAAACATTTACTAAATGTAAGTAGTTTTTCAACTTAAAATGTATATTTAATGAATAGTAGCTGGGGACTAATGGGAGTGATGGCTAATGGTGTACAACGATCAATTTTGGAAACTTTATGgcaaaaaaaaactcaaaggGAAAAACAATACATAAATCGGTTTCTTCCCTTGTTACAGTAAATACAAAACATCTCTGGCAATGCAATCTTTCACCAAGAAAGACTATTGATAAGAACCAAAGTCAAAGTGAACAGAATAAATCTGAGTTCTGAATGAATCCCTCAGCAAAGTCATGCAGAACCAGACTTTCAACTTGACATGATCATACTTGAAGTGACTATAAGATGCACATAGAGACCGAATGAAACTAGATAAATTACAATTAGAAATAATGGTAAAACTCTGGTTTATTATAAACCATAAGCAAATGTAATTAGAAGTATAGCATGAGAGCATTAGTCCATTCCAAACAGTTCAGAAGTAGCAATATCAAGCTTTCAAAATCTCTCCGGCTTTCACCAGATCTTCAAGTGCCTTGGAGATCTGTGCCTCAGACAAGCCTTCCAATTTGATGCCTTTCTCAACACCAAAGTCTAGCATTAACAAATTGAACAAAGTGAGAGCTCGCCATAAAGAGGTGCTTATttcaaaataatgcaagaaataaTCAAGATGTTCGATAGACATAGATAGATGAACAATAGATTCGCTGAAATATGGGGATTTATTTCTTATACACATTTTCTATGTCAGTGGATTCTTTAAGCACTCTTTAATGCCCTCAAAATCCAGAGAAAAAAAGGGTAGGAAACTGGGAATTTGTTATCTCTATTTCCTTGTCAGCAATTTTTCCCCAAAGGTATGGTGATGCCTTTGCATTGAATTGCAGGTCTCTTCATAAATTCTAATATCTGGTGTACATTTGGTGGAATGTGGGTAGTTAACCAAGTCATTTTACATAGCAATTATAtcaatatcaaattattaattaaaaaaactgaACATAAGCAGGGCCTTAGCAAGAGCAAAAATCACTCCCTACATTAGGTTCTTGACTTGTATCAAATTTGTTATAAAAACCTATTTTGTTCACATTACATGATGAAGGATGTCAACCGATATTTaagaaaagaatataatatgatgttttctttcaataaataATCTAAAATTGAACAATAAGGGGTAGTTTTTGTCATTAGGAAGATGTAAACTATGTTTTGTAACAACAGTTTGTTTACCCACAAATTGAGCATCCCAGGGGTTTTAAAAGGTGTAAAACCCAACCCCACAAAATTATTCTATCAAATATGGTATGTATTTATGTCACAAATGACAGCATCAATCATCGAAATTGAGTTGCAAGGAAAACAAGTCGGTAGGAATGAGGTAACTCACCAAAATGGAAGAGTAAATCAAAGAGCTAGTTAAATATTAACCAAGCATGCCACATGATACGGAAAATAGCGATGCAAGGAGAAGTGACCACATGAGCATTTCCAACTAAAAAGAGGCACTTCATTAAAGTGAAGGTATGAGGATGGTGAgacttctttcttatttctGCAATTACCTATTCTGATACTATCTATGTACCAAGTTATTAAAATCTTCCATTTGTGTATCAGGTGAAGTTATAGATACCTAGCCATAGACTATTGGGATTCAATTTTAATTGTCGAGTGTGCAGGATGAAGAGTGAATTGTGGGCAAGGCCCTATGGGGATAGATTTAGAAAATAGAAACTAACTCTACCAACTAGACAGAGGAGGCTGAATATTTTAGAAGTGGTAAGGGGAGGGGTATTGAGGAGAATATCTCAGAAGTTAGAAATGAACCAGACTTGGGAGAGTATTAAGTTTCTTGAATACGCAACTATAGAAGAGATTTGGCCTCCAGAAGAGGCATGCACATTTTACTATTCTTGCAATTTCAGTCTAAATTCGAGCATATTTTTTGTGATCTAGTCCTATTATGCCCATGAGTACAAGGTTAGTGAAAGATGATCATTAAAGGAACAATTCATTGACGGTGAATATCATTGCTAATTGTGATTGTAATTGGACTAGTTGGTGTGGATTGATCTTTGTGCAAGACCAGTACAACTAAAACTTTTAGCCTCACTATACATTAAGTGTGTAAGCAAGAAAGTTGAGAATTCTTGACTCAGGATaaaagcaaaaagtattgtaTATTAATATTTAGTTATGTATATTGTGCCAATGAACAAACGGGGATAGAAGGGCTCAATGGCTCATTGATGATGATATAGAACAGAAAAGCATATCAAAGGGTGATAAATTCAAATATagagagtttaattttgatgcactgacaGTGAGTCATTCACACATCTGTTCTTTTGGAAGACCATTCTTGCTGtcaatataaaaagtaattattattaCTGACGTGGTTATGTGATTGGATGCATGTGTAAAACTACTCTAcactatcaaaattaaattcaaataataataagaagaaaaagaatgagaCATTAGAATGATGATACCAAATCTTGCCCATAATTGGGGTTCAGCTCCACTGCATTCGCGGATCAGTATTGGCAATTTTGGGTTCAATGTCTTCAGTTCCTTATAATTCTTTTCCACAAATGTCCTGAagataacaaaataaagaaTACTCATTACTACTTAACTATCTATAAGATTTACATAATCAAATCAAGAGATAAGAAAATGTAAATAATATAACCTTGCAGGTGATGACTGGCACATCAAAAACCGAAGCTCCCTTATGTTCTTTGAAAGATTTCCTCTCCACGCCATTGATTCCCTACCTCGATTTAATACTTTATTTTCAGATATTTCCTCATCAGCAGGCATCAACAAAAGACGGTAAAAGTAAAACCCCATAcaaatgaaagataaaagtTTGAGCTACTTCACTCCTATGAGCTGCTCCCTAATAAAGTTTCAAGTAGAAATTTCAAAACATTTTAATACTATGAGTAGTTGGTTTCAGATGTATTACCTGAATGACTGGATGTGATGCCAAAGTCGAATAACGTGTTTGCGTAAGAAGCCGCAAGGTGATGGACACGGAAACCATGCGCTGATTCGGGACTGGCTTCGGTTTTGGGGTTTAGAAGTGAGAATCGAAGTGAGGGTAGTGTTGTCATTttacaatttcaaaaatcaaccaaaaaccACGGCAAACAGACAAAAAATGACAAGAGTGGTAAACTGGTAATTGTTGGGAGATATTGTGCTTGTTGGGCGTTGTTATTttgataaaggaaaaaaaagatttttttttaatgaaaagatttttttttcatttattaatgtatttgttaaatttttaatagtaaaaataaaaaaattaaaaaatattttttaaaaaaattgtaatttatatttttttaaaatattttttttaaaaaaagatattttttatgtaataaataaaaaaatatttttatattgttatacctaaatataattaatagataaaaaaatcttattgcataagatatccaaacataaaattatttttactttttttataagatcttttaaaaaaaataactaaaaaaaatcttgtTTTAGAAACTTACACAAACAAGTCTATTGTTTGCATAcgtatttttctttgttattcttaattttattagaGCTGGATCTAGAAAAGTTGAAGGTAAAGTCAATAAAGTTGTGTTTATTTTTACAGACAGGACATTGAAATAGGAATACAGAGATATAAATTTATGTTTGAGCAGATGAGACATGGATAGAGATATTGTGTCTAAGGACACTGAATTgatgtattttgtgtccatcccaacaaaaaaaacacaaaaatactaactaaaaaaaatgagaataaattatatttttataatttattttaatttatcaccaaatacaatataaaaatataaaattttatatttctatctTTTATATCTTGTTCTCCGtgtcaaataaaattattatgacCAAATTACTATGGTGATACTTTTACTCTGTAATATTTAGCatcatgaattaagaaaataaatttaattactatTTTCTCTGTTATATATGCTTAATAGTAATAAAAagtatcaaattaataataatggtCCATGATCAACTATTAGATTTAAAAGCCAAATATTGAAAGAATAGAAAGTTCCATCAAAATAGCAACTACAATAAACAATCTTTTCATTCTCATTTATAGGGGTGTGCATGTTTGGTCCGGCCCGAAAATTTGGTCCGGTCccaaaaaattttggatcataAAGACCCGAGTTCGAAGTGATTCGGAGTTGACTTGGAGAGAAGAAATGAAATACGGGAAGTGCGTGAAACTGAGATCGGATCATAGCTTGGGTCACTCGGACCTAGTCCGGTGatccggtcatcatacacaattaatattttgtgttattattgatggatgatggctattTTTACGTAGAATTTAAGTATTGCAAACCttaaattttgtgttattagtcattataagactataaattaattttttattcttagaatgcataaaattttaaactaatgcataatattgtgttatttgtattgacttaaatatttggtgttattagacaatattagtattgattgtggttatgctttaattttggagAAGGGTTGATTCTTGGTATATGTTTGGCAGTTTGGGTACCGGACAGTTCGGGAAGATCCTCGAGTTGATTGGTGGGGTGTGGCCTGGGACCAGGTCGCGAGGGTGGTGCTGGAAATTGGAATAGACGACTTCTCGGGCTCCGGGTGTAAAAGGagggtgtcacctgcaaagacactccgacgccctTGTCAGTTTGGTGTGCAGGCGAAAAAAGGGATAAAGTGGTAGGTGTCGTACCTTGGGGGAGGGGTAGGACCCTCCTCATATATACTGTGTCAGAAGTGGGTCCCACCAGAGAAGTCCCACCTTCTTCGAAGCTTCCTCATACAGCTGTAGCGATGAGCTGTCaaggacgcgtgtccgggtcggtGGCTAAGCAGCTCGCACCCGACCGTTTGGGTCGGGTGGTCTACATGTCGGGTCGGCCCACAATGCCGCAACAGTGCCCCCCAAGCGCCAGCAATAGTCGTGAGGGTTGTTGGCGGTGTGTTGTCTCTTCTTTCGCGCGTTGTCGCGAGTTCGGCCATCCGTGGGGGGAACGTGCCCCTTGCGCGTGTTCGTCTGTTGCTAGAGTGATCACTCGTCGCCTCGTTCCTCGCGTCGAGCATTAAGTGCTCATAATGGGTTGAGAAACCCCATGCGCAAAGACCATTTTGCCCCCAGTCTTTTCGCGCCTTTTGAGTGGCAGTTTTTAAACCTTTTgcatttcttcttcctttctcattCTCTCTTCTCCTATCTTCACCTTCTTCTCTCCCAAGCATTCCAGAGCGTTATTTTTGCATTCCTATGTGTTTCCTTCTCTTTCAGGTTTTCATAATTATCTCAGGTAAATGTCAATTCCTTCCCTTTCTGCTTTAAAGTCCTTTTTCTTCATCATTGGTTCTTCTGTTTGCATGTTGCTTGTCTGTTTTGTATGATAGGTGATCTTAGTGTTGAGTAGGTGCGTTAGgagggtgatgagcggataatttatacgctttttgccattatttttaggtattttttagtatgttttaatcattttttagtatatttttattagtttttaagcaaaattcatatttctagactttactatgagtttgtgtatttttccgtgatttcaggtattttctggcagaaattgagggacctgagcaaaaatctgattcaaaggctgaaaaaggactgctgatggtgttgcattctgacctccctgcactcgaaatggtaatttttggagctatagaaactcaaatggcgcgctctcaactgcgttggaaattagacatccagggctttccagcaatatataataatccatactttttcgagtttagacgatgcaaactggcgtttaatgccagctttctgccctattctggcgttaaacaccagaaacaagttgcaaagcagagttaaacgccagaaacaagttacaaactggcgtttaactccaaggaagacctctacatgtgaaagcttcaatgctcagcccaagcacacaccaagtgggcccgaaagtggatttctgcatcatttactcatttctgtaaccctagtaactagtttagtataaataggacgtttcactattgtattttgatatttggacgagcttttggaacatctttaaTTATTGTTAGTCCTTTAGACACTGGGGGATGGCCTCACAGCCATGCCTaccttattttcacttatgtattttcaacggtggagtttctacacactggttagttgtgcgaagttgtgacagagagttgagattacaattgtgcgtaccaactTGTTGGCGCctttgagatcacaatttcgtgcaccaagtttttggcgccgttgccggggattgttcgagtttgaacaactgacggttcatcttgttgcttagattaggtaattttcttcttattttattttcaaaaagttttcaaaaaatctttaaaaatttttcttctttttcgtttttttttctaaaaataatttttgaaaaatccaaaaaaatttatagaatcataaaatcaaaaatatttttgtgtttcttgtttgagtctagagtcaattttcaagtttggtatcaattgcatgttttgattttttctaaaaattttcgaaaaattcatgcatggtgtttttcatgatcttcaagttgttcttgataagtcttcttgtttgatcttcatattttcttgctttgtgttttttgttgtttttcatatgtatttttgcattcatagtgtctaaacatgaaaaatctctaagtttggtgtcttgcatgtttttcttttcttgaaaatttttcaaaaataagttcttgatgttcatcatcatcttcaaagtgttcttggtgttcatcttgacattcatagtgttcttgcatgcatcttttgttttaatccaaaatttttatgttttgagttatttttgtgttttcctctcttctcattaaaaattcaaaaaatcaaaaaaatatcttttccttatttcactcataaatttcaaaatctttgggttgacttagtcaaaaatttttaaaataagttgttttttgttagttaagtcaagatttcaattttaaaaatcttatcttttcaaaacttttttaaaaatcaaatctttttcatttttcttttatatgtttgaatttttttttaaattgattttcaaaatttttttcttatctttatttcaaattttcgaaagctttactaacaattaatgtgattgattcaaaaatttgaagtttgttactttcttgttaagaaacgttcaatctttaaattctagaatcatatcttttagtttcttgttagtcaagtaatcaattttaattttaaaaaatcaaatccttctaaatttctttttcaaaataaatttcaatcgtatcttttcaatcatatcttttcaaacatatctttttcaaatcatatctttttcaaaatttgatttcaaaaatcttttctaacttcttattttttcaaaattaattttcaaatctttttcaactaactaattgacttttgtttgttttactatttcttatctttttcaaaatcacctaactacttttctctctttaattttcgaaaactcctcaccctttttcaaaattcttttaattaactaattgtttcaaattttaattttaattttatttcttctcttaattttcgaaaatcactaaccatttttcaaaaacaatctTCGaatttctctccctctcatcttcttctatttatttatttatttactaacactcttctcttcatcttaaaatttgaaccctctcttctcctctgtgttcaaatttttctcttctccttcttctattcttttcttcttctactcacataaaggaatctctatactgtgacataaagaattcctcttcttttctgttctcttctttttcacatgagcaggagcaaggataataacattcttgttgaagctgatccagaacctgaaaggactctaaagaggaagctaagagaagctaaaacacaatactctgaagaggactttactaaaattttcgaaaaagaagtagagatggccgaaaccaataacaatggtggatgtgcaaggaagatgcttggtgactttactgcaccaaactccaacttccatggaagaagcatctcaatccctgccattggagcaaataactttgagctaaagcctcaattagtttctctgatacaacagaattgcaagtttcatggacttccatcagaagatccttttcagttcttaactaaattcttgcagatttgtgatactattaagaccaatagagttgatcccgaggtctacaagcttatgcttttcccttttgctgtaagagacagagctagaatatggttggactctcaacctagagatagcctgaactcttgggataagctggtcatggctttcttagccaagttctttcctcctcaaaagctgagcaagcttagagtggatgtttaaaccttcaggcaaaaagaaggtgaatccctctatgaagcttgggaaagatacaagtaactgaccaaaaagtgtccttctgacatgctttcagaatggaccatcctggatatattctatgatggtctgtctaaatTGTCTAAGATGCCATTGGactattctgcaggtggatctattcacctaaaaaaaatgcctgcagaagctcaggaactcattgaaattgttgcaaataaccaattcatgtacacctctgaaaggaatcctgtgagtaatgggacaccttagaggaagggagttcttgaaattaatgctctgaatgccatattggctcagaataaaatgttgactcaacaagtcaatatgatttctcagagtctgaatggtttgcaaaatgcatccaatagtactaaagaagcatcttctgaagaagaagcttatgatcctgagaacactgcaatggcagaggtgaattacatgggtgaagcctatggaaacacctataatccataatggagaaatcatccaaatttctcatgga encodes the following:
- the LOC107464616 gene encoding NADH dehydrogenase [ubiquinone] 1 alpha subcomplex subunit 2-like; this encodes MGFYFYRLLLMPADEEISENKVLNRGRESMAWRGNLSKNIRELRFLMCQSSPARTFVEKNYKELKTLNPKLPILIRECSGAEPQLWARFDFGVEKGIKLEGLSEAQISKALEDLVKAGEILKA